Proteins from a genomic interval of Spirochaetales bacterium:
- a CDS encoding GxxExxY protein, giving the protein MAFTIHAHFGPGLLESVYESAFCVELAHAGIPFERQKVFSLNYKHEYVGAYIADLVVDNTVILELKAVARLAAVMEAQLISYLRLSGLPVGYIINFNSFCLEWKRFVNQREG; this is encoded by the coding sequence ATGGCGTTTACCATTCACGCACATTTCGGGCCGGGTTTGCTTGAATCCGTCTACGAAAGCGCTTTTTGCGTCGAACTCGCCCATGCCGGTATTCCGTTTGAACGGCAGAAAGTGTTTTCACTCAACTACAAACACGAATATGTCGGCGCCTATATCGCGGACCTTGTTGTCGACAATACCGTTATCCTCGAACTCAAGGCCGTCGCCCGGCTTGCAGCGGTAATGGAAGCGCAGCTTATCAGCTATCTCAGGCTTTCAGGGCTTCCGGTCGGCTACATCATCAACTTCAACTCTTTCTGCCTTGAATGGAAACGCTTTGTCAATCAACGGGAAGGATAG